From the genome of Penaeus chinensis breed Huanghai No. 1 chromosome 8, ASM1920278v2, whole genome shotgun sequence, one region includes:
- the LOC125028136 gene encoding uncharacterized protein LOC125028136, translating into MCEGYQFNLVFDFEWINGTLVPTVRPVLKPCPEDPRPIIAGVFLSLIFVGAFLLNMVVVVTVATSYTLKRFLYCHILINLCVTCMIDCIFNLTISIGYVTSAPWRFGYSMSFFNGFTINMLNSEMGFAVLLLAIDRLAAAKKYTRYLNLNECKIGLVIGFTWVVAFALASPIACGFIFSIPYRNRYSCSVADPHDDYYLIVHFILVVVFSTITLIVLMVITSVTFHRERRKQKKIKGNQTMGYFDQILMTPYFRTEFYPAVFSICITVAYLLLWLPFTVTTTIGPMISQHWANETTEESNSDSYSIFDPKDRDGIKRRAMLDESQLFSLNNTMSPNVTSEMASKMNNMTMNENLIPEVVDTPVSDTVFIWFRYIFDIVVPILVFIVLKDVRAKCESLIMCCRPNSVDVASPKPMRPPYLKQMSTPGTAEKESGSKPKKQKGSGKNTIGFKTPILFATSEGLHIRTVEETYLDMIDNKPLIGFSRQNTSEPVFTYDLCDVMLGYEDLTDFDGQYHIDDDDNYDRDSIAADLAQSNPVVMGANRAAMGQKPQIISEDEDDIPPDVEIRPPTPPKVQIVGNEPAVNLGDDVDVDAKRNKKGKKVVRFATMLNEEIPRLDSPDSSSLLDSSSASAGSSDSGIMADNERSSATPHDEDRKPRFSVNRSRNAQRSPAGSEPNPPPRRPQPPAKKGPSAPKKVIASKVRNIKSRHMQNMNGSLSSLEGQSAQAGRRFSKPGAKPESSSSSKNAPKR; encoded by the exons ATGTGTGAGGGCTATCAGTTCAACCTCGTCTTCGACTTCGAGTGGATCAACGGGACTCTGGTGCCCACCGTGAGGCCCGTCCTGAAACCCTGTCCTGAGGATCCTCGGCCCATCATCGCCGGggtgttcctctctctcatcttcgtcgGGGCGTTCTTGCTGaacatggtggtggtggtgacggtggcgACGAGTTACACACTCAAGAGGTTCCTCTATTGCCATATCCTCATCAACCTCTGCGTTACGTGCATGATCGACTGCATCTTCAACCTCACCATCTCCATCGGCTATGTGACGTCGGCGCCCTGGAGGTTCGGGTACTCAATGAGCTTCTTCAATGGCTTCACGATCAATATGCTTAACAGCGAAATGGGGTTCGCCGTTTTGCTGTTGGCCATCGATCGACTCGCTGCAGCCAAGAAGTATACGCGTTACCTAAACCTGAATGAATGCAAAATAGGGCTGGTGATTGGCTTCACGTGGGTGGTTGCCTTTGCGCTGGCTTCACCCATCGCGTGTGGCTTCATCTTCAGCATACCTTATAGGAATAGGTATTCCTGTTCGGTCGCGGACCCACACGATGATTATTACCTGATCGTCCACTTTATCTTGGTCGTTGTTTTCTCCACCATAACCTTGATCGTCCTTATGGTGATCACGTCCGTGACCTTCCATCGGGAACGcaggaaacaaaaaaagatcAAAGGCAACCAGACAATGGGCTATTTCGACCAAATCCTGATGACGCCTTATTTTAGGACCGAGTTTTATCCCGCGGTTTTCTCCATCTGCATCACAGTGGCCTACTTGCTTCTGTGGCTTCCCTTCACCGTGACCACGACCATCGGGCCCATGATCTCGCAGCACTGGGCGAACGAGACAACCGAAGAGTCGAACAGTGATTCTTACAGCATCTTTGACCCAAAGGATCGAGACGGGATCAAGAGACGGGCGATGCTGGACGAGAGTCAACTGTTTTCCCTCAATAACACGATGAGTCCGAATGTGACTTCTGAAATGGCCAGCAAGATGAACAACATGACCATGAACGAAAATCTCATTCCAGAGGTCGTCGACACACCTGTCTCCGACACGGTGTTCATATGGTTCCGTTATATCTTCGATATTGTAGTGCCAATTCTAGTATTCATAGTCTTGAAGGATGTGCGGGCCAAGTGCGAAAGCCTCATAATGTGCTGTAGGCCCAACTCCGTTGACGTGGCGTCGCCCAAGCCAATGAGGCCTCCTTATCTGAAGCAGATGTCGACTCCCGGCACGGCGGAAAAGGAGTCGGGATCCAAGCCAAAGAAGCAGAAGGGCAGCGGCAAGAACACCATCGGATTCAAAACGCCAATTCTATTCGCCACCTCCGAGGGCCTGCACATTAGGACGGTGGAGGAGACTTACCTTGACATGATTGACAACAAGCCCCTCATAGGCTTCAGTCGGCAGAACACGTCCGAACCTGTCTTTACCTACGATTTATGCGACGTCATGCTCGGCTACGAAGACCTCACGGACTTCGACGGGCAGTACCACATCGACGACGACGACAACTACGACAGGGACTCCATCGCGGCGGACCTGGCCCAGAGCAACCCTGTGGTGATGGGCGCCAACAGGGCCGCCATGGGCCAGAAGCCACAGATCATcagcgaggacgaggacgacatTCCTCCCGACGTGGAGATCCGGCCGCCGACGCCGCCGAAAGTTCAGATCGTCGGAAACGAACCGGCCGTGAACCTCGGCGACGACGTGGACGTGGACGCCAAGAGAAACAAGAAGGGCAAGAAAGTGGTGAGGTTCGCCACGATGCTGAACGAGGAAATCCCCCGCCTGGACAGTCCCGACAGCAGCTCCCTCCTCGACTCCTCCAGCGCCAGCGCCGGCTCCAGCGACTCCGGGATCATGGCCGACAACGAGCGCTCGTCCGCCACCCCTCACGACGAGGACAGGAAACCTAGGTTCAGCGTGAACCGGAGCCGGAACGCCCAGAGGTCTCCCGCGGGTTCCGAACCGAACCCGCCTCCGAGGAGGCCTCAGCCACCCGCCAAGAAGGGCCCCTCGGCGCCCAAGAAGGTCATCGCCTCGAAGGTTCGGAACATCAAGAGTCGACACATGCAGAACATGAACGGCTCGCTCTCGTCGCTGGAGGGGCAGTCCGCGCAGGCCGGCAGAAGGTTCTCCAAGCCCGGAGCGAAGCCCGAGAGCTCATCTTCGTCCAA GAACGCCCCGAAAAGATAG